GTTTACTCGGTGCATTAGTAACGTAAGAAAAACGATTTGGTGAAAGATCACTTACCGAAGTAAGTTGAAGTTCAGTATGCTGGAAATCATCAACCGCGGGATAGGATGATGGGGAAAGTTTGGACGATGATAAGTGATCCATGATAGAAATCTCGCTATCAAATTTTAGGACATTTTCCCAGTTTGCAAATGCAGTTTCCACTAACTCGCGTGCATGCGCCTGTTTAACAATCCAAAATTGAAGCAGGGAACTAGAAATGGGCCAAGAGATGAGTAGATACATGACAATCAATCAATAGATACATACCTTCTGAGATTCAGaaagtgtgttgaaatgatgtAAACCGCATCCTGAGTCCAACCATATCACCTGGCCCACAACATTAAACACCACTACAGCTTTTTGTTCTGTCACCATATGATAATACAAGTATGTTCTTCCATCAAGATTGCACGTCATCGCATGCCTTGTAGCGGTATTCCATGAATCACGGGACATGCTTTTGCCAAGGATCTACATGCATGAAAGAAAAAGAGTCATTTCTGAAATGTAGAAAACATAGATATTGCAGTAATAAGACGTTACATGAACCACAAAATCTCACAAGTTGAAGTTGCAAGTATAAATTTTGTGAAGTAAGGTTCTTAGATAGAATCAGCAATTTCTTACATGGCGTAGCCTCTCAGGATTGTTAAGGAGTTCAATTAGGAAATCCTTCACAGTTTTGATACCATTTTCAGTCAACCGGCTATGGAAAGCACCATCTCTGGAAATCTGCTCTAGTCTCCATACATCATCAGTTGGTGATGGTGGGTACCGCTTCTTGCTTCCTGTGAAAATCATAACCCAAACACTCTAATATCTTTTTCAATGAAAATTGTCAAGAAATGATGTTTATTGAAGGTAATTAAGTAAGTGTGTAGGAATTAAGTAGAAATACTCACTTAAACGTTTATCCTTGACAGTGAAGGTTCCTGTCCCGGCCTCTATCACTTTAATTTCTTCAGGTTGTTCGACAACCCTTGCTCCTAGCCTTACCACCTTCAACTTCTTCATATGCTTTGGAGTGTGTTTGAATCTAACTTCACCAACAGAAACAACGCCTCCTTGCAACCTCAGATATGAATTTTTGCGGCGCCCTGATTTTCCACCTCTTTTTTGCATCATAATATAACTGTTTAGTTCCTGAATTGTCCGATTTTCGTCACCATTAAGTAGAAATATTTCAACTTGTGTAGAGGCAAGAGGTCCATGTCTCACTTGTTGTCCTGTAACAGCATCAACCAATTCCAACTTGGTTCCTTGGGGAAAGATACACTCTCCAGTAAATACCACTGGGGCTATCTTGTGTGAGaaatttaaaagtaaacattttcGTTCAGAAGGATGGATTTTCTTCTGGGAATTCCTGTTTTATATGTAAAATGTAGAATATAGTTTAATCTCCGATACAACATGAAATTACAATGTAAGTTCTAAGGATTTAAGTTAATTAACATTTTAACTAGGTTATACCGATTAATGCTTATCCTAAAGTTTTACTTGTGCTTATCGTACAAATGATGtgatttgtaatttttttttttctagagcaTCAGTGGGATACTTAAATCAACTTGAGATTAAAGTCTATGCACTCACAGTGTAAAAACAATTTACACAATTAAGTCATTTAAAAGATAATTACAAGTAACTCTATCAATAAGCATTGATTAGTAAAACTTAGAACATATTGTAAGTAGTCTAGCTATAACATGTTAAATCAAATTGATAGTGCAAAAACTCATTACACTATCAGTGTGTTTTACTTAAATCCAACTTCTAATGATATGAGCATAAATATAAGCAGTGGTAACCATGATTCTGAAAAAAATTCTTCACAGCGCTCTGTTTCCTCACCTGTTCCGAGCAGTAAAAATAAGTTCCAAGTCAAAGTCAAACTCAGCCACCACCTGAAAATATAAAATGTTAATTAAATAGTCGGGACTTAATATGCCAGGTATTTGTTCAAAGACAAGAAGATTACAAAAACAGTTCGGTCTAAAGAGGAATCTTCTGTTTCATATCCTGAACTAATGAAAGCTTGTATTTATTGAGACAtactataattaaataattaaaaatatattatttataatagCTTGACGTTTTTAGATGAGAACACTTCAACAACATAGGACCTATATTCAAATCAATCTGCCacaaaaaaagtttaaaaaattctTTACACTTGTTTGGCCCGCGAGAAAATCATGTCCACGCAATAAAGACGCACTTCAACAATATTGATGCATTTTTATTGGTTCTTATTTTCTATCCTCCTcttcaattgtttttttttttttttttttttttttgcgcacTGAAAGCTAATACTTGCTATTTAAAAATTGACCCATGGAACTAATCAGAAACATTTGATGCTCAATTTGCATGTGGATTCCGTTCCAGGACGCGAAACTATTGACTAGAAATTCAATTTTGAAAGAGTGAAATTAGCGTTCAAGCAAATTGTTGAACAACATGAAGCCAAATGAAGATCTCTACAATCGGGCTCATAAAGACTCCTAAAACCTTTGAACTATTCTCCTGATAAAGCATGTTATATACTTTTATGCATGTGTACAGCGAACATTTATAAGACGGTATCTTTAATTTGCCTGGGCCGGTATTTTCACAGAAGAAAATCCAGTACAAGCTCACAGGGAATTTTTGATAGAAGGGAATTCTTCTACTTCTAACCTCATTGTCATCAACACATAATTTACACTGTGGaaataaaatatccttttaaTTCGGAACTTTTGGAAAGGGATAGACAAGGGTGTCAGTCTGTTTCAGTTTTGCATTCAGTGTGtgacctttttttctttcttttctttttcaattcagTCAGTGACCAAATATCCTTTTTGTGTAAAGTGTcccttttttccttattcttttttctcttgGGGACCTGTAACATTGGAATGTTGaaaaacaatttcttttttaagtATACATATGATGTCCTTTTCTTCACAAAAAAACCAAGATCTATCTCCTATCCTACTCTTTCATTCCAGATCTGCCAAAAATGGATTCATTATTTTTATTCCAACCGAATGCCAAATGACCTTTGTTAGTTGACATGCCCACCAACAAAATGCCATAGTTACACTAAACTCAGCAAACCCTTAGATCTACGGCACAATCATTTGCCTCATGAGCTAAGAGTTATTAGTTTTTGTCCACTCAAAACTATCAATTTTTTCAAGTGAGTCAGGCCTCAACTGGTGTAAACTCCCCCACCCGTAGTTCAGTACCCTCCTTCCACCAAAACAATAAATCCGGTGAAAATTGGTGATCCACAACTTTGGGTGAAAAACATCTGATTTAGGTTACAAAGTTGTAAATAAAAACAACAGTACAAGGATTTACTGAAACGTTAGGTTATCAAAGCACAAGCATATAGCAATTATTTGCAGCCAGCCAATAAAATTAAACCACAAAGTTGAAGTCCAAAACGAGGATTATTATCAATTTATCCGAAACAACTGAACTTGTACCAACAAATTTAAGTGGTGAAAGGGGGAAAAACACAACAAAGCTAAGCAAGTAATAATATGCGAACGCTAAAGTAACAAGTACAACCAAAAAGATAGCAAATACATAGTTACAAATTAAAGTAGGAATTTATAGCAAATTGAACTCACCGGAAAATTAGGAAACAAAGCCAGTAGAATCCGCCGGAGTTTGCAGAGAGACACGACATCCCTTATGGCCctaaaaaagagagagaaaccaatAAAAGACCAGAAATGACTAAGTCAACGTCAACGGTGATTGTCATATTCAATATACTATCAAAGCACAAGCATCACATGCGCCAACTTGTCACACATGATAGCGGGAAGCCCCACTAATAGAATATGGTAAAGTCACTAACGAATATTTACACGGCTAATCATGGATAAGATTAAGACTAATTGAATTTCAAAACTATAGTTCAAGCATGCGTCAACACAGCTAACCAAATTAAGCAACGaatcatttaattatttgtGTCTTTGGGTTTGATAATGATATTTACGTAAATTTAATCCAGCATTTTTATAATGTGAAAAAAAACTAAAGATGCATGATCTGAAGTGGGTTTACCTGGTAAAAGGAGGAGTGGAGTTTGTTGTTCCGGTATGTGAGCTCTTGTTTCCTTCTCCAGCATTATTACCATCTTCGAACACTGTGTTATGTGCCATCAACTACTCTTTCACTAAAAATAGAAACAACAAAATGAATGCTATGATCTATGAGAGATAATGCGTGTAGGGCACCTGAAATATAGctctcttatatatacataaatacatatggTTTTTAGAGGGgtgtaaaaaaattaaatgggtCGTGCATTTGCCTCTCCTTTTCCTATGTGTTGCTTAGAAAGACGCGTGTAATGACGCTAAGATAACCTCCGTTAAGTCGTACTTATATAGTACCGGGGCCAATCCCACATTTTCCAATGGCAAAAATGCTTACCGTGGAATAATCATATGTCATGAGAGGCTTATTAATATCCCTTTTTAGGTGCAAATGATAATTTTTGGGGAGTTTTTaagtagtactccctccggattaaaAAGAGTATCCACTCAgttctttttttgttaaaaagagTATTCActtatcaagaaagaattaatcttattttttcagatttgcccatattaagtgttatgtgatcaaatctcaataccgatttaattaggggcagtttaatcaaattatctatttttgtctaggagttaatatttttttaaggggtgtACAAAAAGTTAGGTGgatactctttttgatccggaagAGTATTATTTAACGGTGCAACCAGATTTAAATAATCAACAAATTAATTTGCTAGACAAGGCCAAATTTAAGAGGTGTGAACTGCGAAGATTGTGGTGGTTGATCTTTTTATACTTTATTCGGTTCTGATAGTTAATTGGTTAGTTTTCCTACTGTATACATTAGCTGTGTGTGTCTGTCAAAGGAATCAATCGCTTTCTTATCCTTTGGGCACTTAAAGAAGCCAACACTTGTCGGTTATTATCGCTTTTACCCCGCCACCACGATCTGCAAACAGGCTTGAAGAATCAAGCACCAACTAATTAAGGCCAAATGCATATACCGCTCTTTAAACTTATCAAGATTTTTCATAGACACCTAAAACAGTCCAAATGGACACTTCAACTCAAGCCAAACTATGCCAATTAGACACACAACGGGCAATCTTTCATAAAAATAGAGCGCTTGATCAAACATATGGTAATGTAGAAAAGAAGCGAATCACAAAATGACACGTGgcaattgataaaaaaaatgtgatgTATCACATACAATTGTTTTTGTCCCCTCCCCCATACACCACCAATACACCCACCCccatcttcttcacttagtgGATGCTACTACCACTATAATTACGACAACCCTTTACCATCTTCTTCATTTACCGCCATCACAAGTTCACAAGTGTTGCCGCACTTAAGTTAGAAGGTGTTATTTTGATAAATTACTTATTCAATACTAAAATTATTGTAGACAAACTTATTAAACTATGAAAAATTGTCCTTCAAGTCAAAATAAGAAGTACCAAAAGAAGATTAGTCTAATTTTTGTCCATGGCATCGGCGCATAGCTTAATCGAATTTGGTGGTAGagctaattaaaaaaattggtgtATTGCAATGATTTATGGCTGAAtctattatttttcaaaatagtcTCTATTTTACTATTGCTTGTATTTTGTCTTCgtgatgaaaaagaaaagagaaagagaagagaaggtaaaGAGGGCTGATGAGACCACAGACCAAATTTTCCTTCCTTGTtagctttttctttctctctgtGTCTGATACTTTCTTTTTTGTCACTGATTTCTACAGAATATTGGCTATTATAGTAGAAAAATTGGCAACTGCACTGGTGAATGAGGGACAGTGATggtgaaattgatgatgtttgtTTCAATTGGTCTATATGATGGTGGTGGAGTTGGGGTGAAAggattttttcattttgggtGATTTGCCTTTGTGTTGTGATGGAGGACTCATAGTGGTGAGGGCAGTGGTTATGGCGGCGAAGGTGGTGGGAGCAGAGATAAGAAAAAGGAGATAGACTTATTTATATGGAAAAAACTTTGAGTCTTGTCACGCGctcaaaataagtataatatataCACACTATGTCATGTCAGAGGGGTGTGTCTAATTGGCATAATTTGGCTTGAGTTGAAGTGCCGAATAGGAACAATTAAACTTATTTATATGGAAAATCTTGACAAGTTTAAGAAACCGTGTACATATTTGGCCATTAATTAACGATCACATACTGAGATATATTTctataataattaatttttaaataccaCGTAGACACACAACACAGGTTTGGAAGCTGGGGAAAGAGTAGCATTGCAGAGTGTAATCGGAAGGTTAAATTGCTGAGTAGCATTTCTATGCCTATAGGtatacgtagttttctgggtctAGCGAGATACTCTCAATTTACATggcatcatttttttttgggtatgtCCCAAAAAATGTTACCTTTCTAttattagaaacaatttaacttaaaaaaaaaatttttttaccTGTAGTGAAAAGATTTACAGCCACATAGATATATACCCCGAAGGCCTAGAACGCTGACTTGAATCTGACTCTAACACTACTGATACGTGTCATCACAATATTCGTCCAGCTGTATTCTACAAATTTTCCGAACGGACATGTAAAATGCTGAGCTTTCTCAGAAAATAGCTCGCCTTTTTTGTACCCACGAGGCCGACCCGAACGAAAATAGAGTTTCTGTTATCTaataatgaaagtatgactTAATTAGAATCAATATATGACGACTATGGGAATTGGGAAGAAAATTATGGGAAACTAAGTAAAACACGCAAATTAATTTCTAGAAGGGTTAATTATGTCAAGTCACTGGTGTCTACTTCCTGTTTCCAATTTACCAAAATTCACCTATAGATTAATATGACTCTGCAACAACATAATGATTCAAGAACCTGATCTTATCTGTTGTTTGCATATTAAAGCGTGCATACTAGTATTCATCAAGTACAACACGTATCGTTTAATCTGTTAGATACATAATAAGTGACTTCGTTTGTACTTTCAGACgaataggaaaaagaaagaactaAGAAGGACAAAGGGACGAAGTATTAAgtattaaggggtcgtttggtagttAGTCgaaattatcccgggattataatccggggactaatttatcccatctattgggattattttataccatctaaaaagatggtataaaataatcccagcataagtgggataagaaggtataagctgggatatcccaacactaatttttataccatatttggtacaaggtataaatttatatcttcTACCAAATATAGTATAAAAATTAGTGTTAgaatatcccagcttataccttctaccaaacgacccctaagtatTAACCCCAACGAAAGTAATGAGGCGAAAAATACATGCAAACGCATTTCCAAGTACACTtagaaaggagaaaaataataaattatagTGGTCTTGCTTTGCGGCTATActttaaaaagttttttataGTGCAAAATGACATCAACATAATTTGACGTGGTGACATCAACATGATTTAACGTGGTGATCTCATTTCTTGGCGGGCAACCCAATTATGCTTTTCAAACAACTTTTTCATGACTAATTATGAGagaatttaaaaacaaattaatgTGTTTCCATTTAATTAAGATGGTAAGGAATAGCCATGGGAaggaataaaagaagaaaaactaaaGTTGGTTGGAATTGTTATTCCGGGAAATTAGAAGTACTATGAAAGTGGAAGAACAAGAAGTGTAAGAAGACGTTTGCCCATAATGAAATATCACAGAATCCTCTTTTTTGGGTCTTCAAAGCTTCATTATTGGGAGATATGATTAAAAAGCAAAACATGAGTTTAATGTTATTTGAAGCCAAAAACATTAGCCAttgttgaaaaatattttccagatACTTTTATGACCAAGAAAGGTAAAGAATTGaaataagaaatatataaaaagtTCTTGCATAAAAAAGCTtttagaatttggtgtttcggTTACGAGTAAAGAATATCAAAAGGTGCTTGTTTTTATAATTTGGTCAAACTTTGGGTTATGATGGTTTGGGTTATAATCCAGTGTTTTATTTATGgaaaaatgacctaataatactacttaagactctatattacaaaacataaggatattttttcttatttacaaaacataccaacaaaTTTACAAAGTATACTGGATTTGAGCTTAATGGATACCCACGATTTTGGGCTTTTTTTAAGGAAGGGAATCTGATTTTAAATGTGTGCTTAATTTTAGAATAGTTACCaatcaacttcttcttctttttaaaaagatttctctctctctctctctctctccctccctcTATAATAAACACCAATTGCAGACCTAAAATTCATCTTCTCTCctaatataaatttttaaaccaatattacaaagtattttttttattactgaCCTGTGTATTAATTGTATCTAAAAATTAGTTTGTATCGTTTTGAGATATTTTCGGTCATTATATGTTTTAAatctgtataaattatataaactatatttttcaaaaatgttgaaaactagtatatgtatgaaatgtgtatgaaatctgctatatatcatttttttagaTATATGCGGCACAGtgtgtatgaaatgcgaatTATTTGATATGAATTAAtcttaaaaatgttgaaaattgaagtgtatgaaatgtgtatggaaTCTGGCTTGTATCAATCAGAaaacttattatacatatatactttctcataatctatacatactttgatcaggttttatacaatttatatctattttattataatcaaaatatacatacaacttttatacatatttcatacataaaaatcataacgaatttatacagttatacatatttcatacaaaaatttatacatatttattttctggtgtatgaactttgtatggaatctggtttgtatgcaattacaaatttattatacatattttttcaaaatttatacatactttgattaaattttatacaatttatatgtgctttatcataatcaaaatacacatacaatttatacatatttcatatataaaaattataacgaatttatacagttattttattgcaaaaaaaaattatacatatatgttttctggtgtatgaactttgtgCATAATAATTATCGATTATAATTGACTTTCTGagtaaaagttggagaaaagtagggaacaatatctcttaattttgaatggggagagaaaagtggatgaaataagggagcaaaagttggagaaaatcaggAAACAATATCTTTTAGTTttgaatgga
The sequence above is a segment of the Lycium ferocissimum isolate CSIRO_LF1 unplaced genomic scaffold, AGI_CSIRO_Lferr_CH_V1 ctg45, whole genome shotgun sequence genome. Coding sequences within it:
- the LOC132044446 gene encoding calmodulin-binding protein 60 A-like — protein: MAHNTVFEDGNNAGEGNKSSHTGTTNSTPPFTRAIRDVVSLCKLRRILLALFPNFPVVAEFDFDLELIFTARNRNSQKKIHPSERKCLLLNFSHKIAPVVFTGECIFPQGTKLELVDAVTGQQVRHGPLASTQVEIFLLNGDENRTIQELNSYIMMQKRGGKSGRRKNSYLRLQGGVVSVGEVRFKHTPKHMKKLKVVRLGARVVEQPEEIKVIEAGTGTFTVKDKRLRSKKRYPPSPTDDVWRLEQISRDGAFHSRLTENGIKTVKDFLIELLNNPERLRHILGKSMSRDSWNTATRHAMTCNLDGRTYLYYHMVTEQKAVVVFNVVGQVIWLDSGCGLHHFNTLSESQKAHARELVETAFANWENVLKFDSEISIMDHLSSSKLSPSSYPAVDDFQHTELQLTSKSHLIQQTAESNQWVVKAECSTSNAIADLQSESDEMSLAITSPGHSGLSTWGYLGSPNDITSVISDSGDLEKIMQFLSSDAIRLEDSPNGELGQAYYSAYETSSTQFNGLQHDESMDLSQNQFTHLMISEDMHTVIHEDGTNANQWRGMNDVSMVPVASMCKGKSKKSWTKISSILKWFLLKKSVKLKNICITRKQKFSR